From Mastacembelus armatus chromosome 9, fMasArm1.2, whole genome shotgun sequence:
ctttctttttaaggCTGTCAAATGAATTACTTAAACACCAAGGTAGCCATTGCACACAGTTTGAAAGGTTCAGATTAGCACACGTTTGTGAATTATTAATTGAACTACAGTGTTACTGCTCTTCTCTACAATAATCAGTAACACTAagaattacatttacatgaGTAATCTTTGTGTCACATGGGTGCTAGGTAAGTGTTGGAGTCTTTTGAACAAGGCTGAGTAATCTGAGTTTAATTACCATTTTACAAAAGTAGCCTAATTTGCCATCACCTaaacatatttcaaataaagCCTAAAGACTGCAGTTGAACTTCTGagttttttttactaaaaaaacagtaaatttatgaaaacacaacatattCACTGACCGTGATTACAAAGTTGAAAACGAGTTACTTGGCTGAAACTATACATTTTGGTTCAAAGTTTAAaggcctgtgtgtttttaaagggtTGTACATGAGTAGTGCAACTGgagttgtttatttttcctaATGAGGATACCACCGATATACCTGACAATCTGAATTAATTTGAAAGGGCTTCAATGTTTAGTATTTCCGGTGTGTCAGAGCAGAGATCTTAAGTAGTACAAGATAGAAATCCGATTTTTCTCTGCCGATACAAAAACCACGCCCAGCCCGacattaaaactaaatttaTGCGGACACTTATATGTGTCTCAAAATTAATAAACAGAGGGACGTTTATAAGCCAAATATGATCCGGAGGatatataaaataagataaaatgttCAGCCACACTTCTGAACAACACCGGAAGACTAGTTTTCAGTCATAAACGGAAGTTACCGTAGCTTATCCTCTTAGCATTTGTCTTTGTGAATCAAGCCATATCGGCTTTTAAACGGGGAGTCAGATAACACTGCTCTACTGAGGTTATCCATCTGTTTTTTTGACACAACTAATATTATAACAATCCACATTAACTCGGGACATTGGCTACGACATAAAGTTGCATATATAACCATATTTTGGCGTGTTTACGTTGGATGTGTTTTCTTGCCCTTCCTTTTTTCTGACAGTggatgctaacgttagcttggCTAAAAACACCTAGCAGTTAACGCTAACGTTAGGAAAACTTTAGCTGCTAACTTGTTGACTTGCTAGTTTAGCCTAAAACGGAGAAGCAGACGACAACATTTGGTATTTGCTTAGTTTTACAACAACTGCAGGTTGTAGCTCGTAATAACATCACTTGAATTCCATCAGTGTTACTGTGTAAATGGCCATTAGAGGGCGCCCTGTTACctatgcaaaaaacaaacaaaaaacacagggCACTAATTTAGTGTACCATTCAGTGTAGATAGATAAGTTTTAAACCTTTGGAACAACGTTTGGGTTTCCAGGTTGTCAGAAATCTCTGGTGGTAAGTCATTAAGCGTCAAGCGTACTTCAAGTGATTGAAGTATTTCTAATAAGCCACTACATTTGCAAGTACAAATGCTATAAAGTCTAATAAGGTAaatatgttttagttttacagttttctcattttctaaaaaaaaacagcaaaaggtAGTTTATCAGTGAGTAGGAAAGTTAATGataaatctgtgttttctaaaataagttttaaataaatggaTTTATGTCCGGGAAGCACGGTAGAGTAGTCGTTAGCattattgcctcacagcaagaggttcctggtttgaaacccatcagggtcctttctgtgtggagtttgcatgttctccctgtgcttgtgtgggttttctccaggtactctggtttcctcccacagtccaaaaacatgtatgtcaggttgattggtgactctaaattgcccataggagtgagtgtgagtgtgtgaggttgtttgtctctatgtggccctgtgatggactggggacctgtccagggtggacccctgcctttcacccaaagagaactgggataggctccagctgatccctgggaccctggttaggactaagggggtatagataatggatagatagATTCATGTTCAATGCTCTACACTTCAAACAGATTAAACAGTCCATTGGCATATCTACctgataaagaaaagaaaagcaagtaTCCTGGATTTTTCCACATCCTGGCAACCCAAAATCTGCattaaaatttattattttacatttcaactTATGTGTATTTGATAACAATTACATGTTTTCTGTCACTGACATTATGTGTACTTAACTTTTTTTCTCTAGCAAAGACAGGAAGACTGAAGCTCAACATGTAAGAGCCTGTCAAATACAACTTTTTGAAGAGCAAGGAGTGACATTACTTCTGAAGGAGTAAATTCCTATTAAACATTGTTTATATGCTTTTGAAGGCCACAGTACCACCTGTCACTGCCTGTGGCAGTGGGTGTCCTGTTGGTTGGCCTCCCATACTCAGTGTCTCTAGCTGTCCAGTGGCTTTATGGCTGGCCCAACAAGCCTGGATACAAGAAGTACATAGAAGCGCTAAAACCAAGGTGAAATATTTAAGATCTGGTCTccaatttttttatattattaaaaagaaTCAAGTAATAATTCCATTTTCTATGTTTGGCTTCTCTATCAGACGAATAGTTCGTTTGACCAGAGCTATGCTGGAAATGCTCAAATATCTGCAATATGGGAGACTTTACTTTCAGTGGAGGTCATGGTACAAGAATGCTGAAAACTGCAAGCATTATGAAAAGGTGTGTTAAAGATAAGCATAAGTGTATATACAACAAATCagaaatgtgtatatgtgtctttGCATGGTAGAGACCAGAATATTCAGTATATATCAATAATTAAATAACATGTTTGTTAAGTGGTCAGTCCCCAACTGACTCCTTATGGTCTCTAGAGTATTTAATATGCTGAAACAAACATTATGTCAAATTGCTTTGTCTGTTTGGATGAAGGGCATCACATTTGGCCGCCGGGGCAACAAGCTGGACTTGTACTACCCTCCAAACAAGGGCAAGTGTGAAGATGTGTTGGCACCACTGGTGGTTTTCATCTATGGAGGTGCATGGGGCTCTGGGGAAAGGTCCATTTACTGTTTGCTGGCCAGGCAGATGGCTGAAGAATTAGGTGCGGCTGTGATTTGTCCTGATTATTGCACCTATCCAAAGGTAAGAGTTTTAGAAGAATACACAGTAACTTAATGACATTCAGATTGTTAATATATATATGgcacagtatttaaaaaagtCTAACTGATTATGAGCAATGTGTCTTGTTAATCTATGAACTGTTGGTCAGGATTATGCTGCGGTAACCCACGTGATAGAAAATGTAATTCAGAAGTTACTGTGTTATCTGAACTGACTGCTGGTTTATTCTGGGTTACCAGGGGAATGTTTTAGGGATGGTCCAAGATATTGCTGACTGCTTGATTTGGGTCCAAGAGAGTGGACAGAAATTCAACTTTGACAAAGTAAGCAAAACATTTAAGTATCTTTTATCTGACCTTCAGTAGGGCTCAATGCGTCTTATCTGCTTCAAGATTTTTACCAATTAAAACACTGTCATTTTATTGCTGACAACTATTATTTCACttacttgtttttgtcttttgtgtggCCACACTGAGATCATTTTTATATCATTCTGTATCTGTCTGTCCACATTCATCAAGGGTTCATTGAAGTTAACATTCATGACACCTATTgtcctgttttttgtcttttacaggGCAACGTAGTGTTAATTGGCCACTCAGCTGGTGCACATTTGTGTGCACTGACCACACTATTTCTCACTGACACAAGAGAAGAGCTTTTCATAGAGGCCAGCAAGCAGAGGGACATTACGCTGACAATAAGAGGGGTTATTGGTAAGGTTTACTGTATAGTGCATCACCAAGTTGCAGTCACAGTGCAAACgtaataatacatttatgtGTGCCACACACAAGTGGTGATGTACTTGCACACTTAAACTCATTTTTAATAAGTAGTAATTAAAATCTtgctgtgtcatgtttttataaaattaaTTTGCAGGATTTTATGTGAATGAGTCATATTCCTTGGACAGGTTTAAGTGGTGTGTATGATATCAGGGACCATTATGAGCATGAGAGGAAGCGGGCAATTGAATATGTGTCCACCATGCACAAAGCCATGAATGGAGTAGAAAACTTTGAGTACTATTCACCAACACACTTACTGAAGAAGTTCAGCCAGGACAAACTGAAGAggtgagacaaaacaaaacaacacattatatatattttttactgatGTAGttgaaagtgatatttttaaaCTAGTGAATATTAGTTTGACTAACAGTCCTGTATTTTCTGTTCCTGTCAGAGTTCCTCCATTTGCTTTGCTACATGGGACCAGTGACATTATTGTTCCTGTTGAATCTTCCACAAAGTTCTCTGAGCTGCTCACCTCACTGTCCGTGAAGGTTTCGCTCTATCTGCTGCCCAGAGTTGGCCACACTGAGCTCGTCACTGACCTCATGGCATCAGACAGGCACCTCTATCATCCAATTTACAGCTGTATTAAACAGGAGTGCAGAAAACTTCTGGGAACCTGCTGACATGCCTTCTGGTCATTGTCATCAGTCAtcaaaaaataacattcattacctaaaaacaaatgttcattaTTAATATCTACTGATTGTGCCAAACTTTGTTTTCAAGATCTGATGTAATGATGTAAACTTGATTCTTTGAGTTGTTATTCTATTATAATGATTTGTATTTTGAACAACGTTGTTCTAATAATGTGAACTGAAATACTGACATAAATACACTCAGTGAAATCAGTAAAAAAGCAATAACAGTATTATGAAAATACAGCGAAGCACACTCTTACATAGTATAACAATGGTAATGGTAGtatttttaaaccaaaatgtattgatgtattgttttttttattaaatgaaacatttatttgctgTATTCTAACAACTGATCTCAAGTTCAGACATATTAAACCTACCTAAAGAAACTCAtaaggcctttttttttaattaaatgcttttaatgcAGAACATTTAGCTTATCAAATAGTCACTGTTTGGTTACATCTTAGCACatgaacatttaataaatgcTTATAGCACATTATAATGTAATAAGcatagataaatacattttactatTGGTATTGACTGGATGAAGTGTTaccattttgttgtttgtgaaGGTATTAACTCTAAAATCTCTAACTCAAACTTTAGCTGAATTTCccctcagggattaataaagtgtATCTTGTTTAAATCACAACATTTagcattaatttattttgtggcTACTTGCATGCCATTTAATAAAAGCTAATATAAGCTGAAATAAAAGCTCTTTGATTTTCTCTTCACGTTtatgttttttccccacatgATGCAGGATAGGATTTTTTAACCCTCTCcaagcttttgttttgaaaaccaGGATTAAT
This genomic window contains:
- the LOC113138985 gene encoding probable isoprenylcysteine alpha-carbonyl methylesterase ICMEL2 isoform X1, producing the protein MLYTSNRLNSPLAYLPDKEKKTKTGRLKLNMPQYHLSLPVAVGVLLVGLPYSVSLAVQWLYGWPNKPGYKKYIEALKPRRIVRLTRAMLEMLKYLQYGRLYFQWRSWYKNAENCKHYEKGITFGRRGNKLDLYYPPNKGKCEDVLAPLVVFIYGGAWGSGERSIYCLLARQMAEELGAAVICPDYCTYPKGNVLGMVQDIADCLIWVQESGQKFNFDKGNVVLIGHSAGAHLCALTTLFLTDTREELFIEASKQRDITLTIRGVIGLSGVYDIRDHYEHERKRAIEYVSTMHKAMNGVENFEYYSPTHLLKKFSQDKLKRVPPFALLHGTSDIIVPVESSTKFSELLTSLSVKVSLYLLPRVGHTELVTDLMASDRHLYHPIYSCIKQECRKLLGTC
- the LOC113138985 gene encoding probable isoprenylcysteine alpha-carbonyl methylesterase ICMEL2 isoform X2 produces the protein MPQYHLSLPVAVGVLLVGLPYSVSLAVQWLYGWPNKPGYKKYIEALKPRRIVRLTRAMLEMLKYLQYGRLYFQWRSWYKNAENCKHYEKGITFGRRGNKLDLYYPPNKGKCEDVLAPLVVFIYGGAWGSGERSIYCLLARQMAEELGAAVICPDYCTYPKGNVLGMVQDIADCLIWVQESGQKFNFDKGNVVLIGHSAGAHLCALTTLFLTDTREELFIEASKQRDITLTIRGVIGLSGVYDIRDHYEHERKRAIEYVSTMHKAMNGVENFEYYSPTHLLKKFSQDKLKRVPPFALLHGTSDIIVPVESSTKFSELLTSLSVKVSLYLLPRVGHTELVTDLMASDRHLYHPIYSCIKQECRKLLGTC